Proteins encoded together in one Nostoc sp. PCC 7524 window:
- the devC gene encoding ABC transporter permease DevC, with product MFKRKIPLAWLQLSREKARMLVAIAGIAFADVLMFLQLGIREALFDGAVQLHNSLEGEIVLVSSRYKALISLDQFSQRRLYQALGFTGVQSVSPIYLGFIPWKNPDNQETWNIFAIGFSPEERVVNLPGVQENLNSLREPDTVLFDRGSRQEFGTIVEQFTANNQVSTELNNRKINVVGLFRLGTSFGVNGNIITSDVNFIRLLGTNRRQQGLIDFGLIKLEPEADINWVIANLKANLPNDVKVLSKQEFIANEKSFWNTSTPVGFTFTLGAVIGFIVGAVIVYQILYSDVSDHLPEYATLKAIGFKNHYLLMIVFQEALILAAIGFIPGLAISQGLYMITRQATLLPIMMTIDRAIFIFILTTLMCSISASIAMRKLQDADPADIF from the coding sequence ATGTTTAAACGCAAAATTCCTTTAGCATGGTTGCAATTATCGCGGGAAAAAGCACGGATGTTAGTAGCGATCGCGGGGATTGCTTTTGCAGATGTGCTAATGTTCTTGCAACTGGGTATTCGTGAAGCTTTATTTGATGGCGCTGTGCAACTACATAATAGTCTTGAAGGTGAGATTGTCTTAGTTAGTTCTCGCTATAAAGCTTTAATTTCTCTGGATCAATTCTCGCAACGAAGATTGTATCAAGCACTAGGTTTTACAGGAGTACAATCAGTTAGCCCGATATATTTAGGTTTTATTCCCTGGAAAAATCCTGATAACCAAGAGACTTGGAACATTTTTGCTATTGGCTTTAGTCCAGAAGAGAGAGTAGTTAATTTACCAGGTGTACAGGAAAATTTAAACTCTCTGAGAGAACCAGATACAGTTTTATTTGATCGGGGTTCACGTCAAGAATTCGGCACGATTGTTGAGCAATTTACAGCTAACAATCAAGTCTCCACAGAATTAAACAACCGAAAAATTAATGTTGTTGGTTTATTTAGATTAGGGACATCCTTTGGAGTCAATGGCAACATCATCACCAGTGATGTTAATTTTATCCGTTTATTAGGTACGAATAGAAGACAGCAAGGATTAATTGATTTTGGACTAATTAAGCTCGAACCCGAAGCAGATATCAATTGGGTAATTGCCAATTTAAAAGCGAATCTCCCGAATGATGTGAAAGTTCTTTCTAAACAAGAGTTTATTGCTAATGAAAAAAGCTTTTGGAATACTAGCACACCTGTAGGATTTACATTTACATTGGGTGCAGTGATTGGCTTTATAGTAGGTGCAGTAATTGTTTATCAAATCCTCTATAGTGATGTTTCTGATCACTTACCAGAGTATGCCACTTTAAAAGCCATAGGTTTCAAAAATCACTATTTACTCATGATTGTTTTTCAAGAGGCTTTGATTTTAGCAGCTATTGGTTTTATTCCTGGACTGGCAATTTCTCAAGGTCTTTATATGATTACGCGTCAAGCAACATTGCTACCTATTATGATGACCATAGATAGGGCAATCTTCATCTTTATTTTGACAACTTTAATGTGTTCAATTTCTGCATCTATAGCCATGCGGAAATTACAGGATGCTGATCCGGCTGATATTTTCTAG
- a CDS encoding ABC exporter membrane fusion protein, producing the protein MQNLHPDQIRNFKYPNRYLIVGAVALALVSGASSLYFLSSARNLGEKTTPAIIDNRPVIKAVTALGRIEPQGEVIQVSVSQTAGSNRVAELLVKQGDRVKKGQIIAILDNQDIRLAAVNRAKQQVVVAQSRLAQVKAGAKQGEIAAQQATISELEAELRQEVAARIATVKRLEAEVRNAQIEYQRYQYLQETGAVSASMKDSKKLTLETAQESLQEAIANRSQKSETLKERLRQAKATLEKIAEIRPTDVQAAQAEVENAKAAVQEAQANLELAYVRAPKAGQILKIHTWGGEVVSDKGIMEIGQTQQMYVVAEVYEVDINRVKIGQTATITQLNLPGELTGTVEQIGLLIGKKDVLNTDPAADIDSRVVEVKIRLTPEASQRVAGLTNSKVRVAISRE; encoded by the coding sequence ATGCAAAATCTTCATCCCGACCAGATTAGGAATTTTAAGTATCCTAATAGATACTTGATTGTGGGTGCTGTGGCTTTAGCTTTAGTAAGTGGTGCCAGCTCGTTATATTTTTTATCTAGTGCGCGAAATCTTGGGGAAAAAACTACTCCAGCCATCATTGATAATCGTCCTGTGATCAAAGCCGTGACAGCTTTGGGACGTATAGAACCCCAAGGGGAAGTGATACAGGTATCAGTTTCGCAGACGGCGGGTAGTAACCGGGTAGCAGAACTGTTGGTAAAACAGGGCGATCGCGTCAAGAAAGGGCAAATTATCGCTATTCTAGATAATCAAGATATTAGATTAGCGGCTGTGAATAGAGCCAAACAGCAGGTTGTAGTTGCACAATCACGACTAGCACAGGTAAAAGCCGGTGCAAAACAGGGAGAAATAGCAGCGCAACAAGCCACAATATCGGAATTAGAAGCCGAACTGCGTCAAGAAGTAGCAGCGAGAATAGCGACAGTCAAACGCTTAGAAGCTGAAGTCAGAAATGCCCAAATTGAATATCAGCGTTATCAATATCTGCAAGAAACGGGTGCTGTTTCTGCTTCCATGAAAGACAGCAAAAAATTGACATTAGAAACAGCCCAAGAGAGTTTACAAGAAGCCATTGCTAACCGCAGCCAAAAATCAGAAACCTTAAAAGAAAGACTCAGACAAGCAAAAGCCACCTTAGAAAAGATTGCAGAGATACGTCCTACCGATGTGCAAGCCGCCCAAGCAGAAGTAGAAAACGCCAAAGCCGCAGTACAGGAAGCGCAGGCTAATTTAGAATTAGCTTATGTGAGAGCGCCTAAAGCCGGTCAAATCCTCAAAATTCACACTTGGGGTGGAGAAGTAGTCAGCGATAAAGGGATTATGGAAATCGGACAGACTCAGCAAATGTACGTAGTTGCAGAAGTATATGAAGTTGATATCAATCGCGTCAAAATCGGACAAACTGCAACTATCACCCAACTGAATTTACCCGGAGAACTCACCGGAACCGTTGAACAAATCGGCTTATTAATAGGCAAAAAAGACGTACTCAACACAGATCCGGCTGCTGACATTGACTCACGAGTAGTAGAAGTCAAAATCCGTCTCACACCAGAAGCGAGTCAGCGAGTAGCGGGATTAACTAATTCTAAGGTGAGAGTGGCGATTAGTAGGGAGTAG
- a CDS encoding PadR family transcriptional regulator produces the protein MGLSQAILTCLIDAPHSGYDLSKVFSECVGYFWQASQQQIYRELGKLESAGLIVSEIIPREGRLDKKIYSITEQGKQHLVEWMHKPSEPDVIREDLLVKIFSGGLVPVSVLIEDVERHRRVHLAKLSTYREIEKEKCPPSKILNKEEKLRNLVLKAGIGYEEEWISWCDEALAVLKNLPLD, from the coding sequence ATGGGTTTATCGCAAGCAATTCTGACCTGTTTAATTGATGCTCCCCACAGTGGTTATGATCTATCTAAGGTCTTTAGTGAGTGCGTGGGTTATTTTTGGCAGGCTTCCCAGCAACAAATTTATAGAGAACTAGGTAAATTAGAGTCTGCGGGTTTAATTGTTTCAGAAATTATTCCCCGTGAAGGTCGCCTAGACAAGAAAATTTACTCCATCACTGAACAGGGGAAACAGCATCTAGTCGAGTGGATGCACAAACCCAGTGAACCTGACGTAATTCGAGAAGACTTATTAGTGAAAATTTTTTCTGGTGGTTTAGTACCAGTTAGCGTGCTAATAGAAGACGTAGAACGTCACCGGAGAGTCCATCTAGCAAAATTATCAACCTATAGAGAAATTGAGAAAGAAAAGTGTCCTCCCTCGAAAATCCTAAATAAGGAAGAAAAACTCAGAAATTTAGTATTAAAAGCTGGTATTGGCTATGAGGAAGAATGGATATCTTGGTGTGATGAAGCACTGGCAGTTTTAAAAAATCTACCGCTAGATTGA
- a CDS encoding HPP family protein yields the protein MSKKRSSLKPIKGADRPLRRRLDIKGEIALVSVPTLIVLIVMALIEVLSQQRLLFASLASSAFLIYLDPYHGTNTVRTLMIAQMMAATIGFITYLILGGGYLSGGIAMVIAIALMITFDAMHPPAVSTSLSFALKAGNINNLILFALAVGITVILVGLERYTLWVIARYSHH from the coding sequence ATGAGTAAAAAACGTTCCAGCTTAAAACCTATAAAGGGAGCAGATAGACCACTTAGACGTAGATTAGATATTAAAGGAGAGATCGCCTTAGTCTCAGTCCCAACTCTCATTGTACTGATCGTGATGGCCTTGATAGAAGTCCTCAGTCAGCAGCGTTTACTATTTGCTTCTTTAGCTTCTAGTGCGTTTCTGATTTATCTTGACCCTTATCATGGTACAAATACTGTTCGTACTCTGATGATTGCTCAAATGATGGCTGCAACAATCGGATTTATTACTTATTTGATTCTTGGGGGTGGCTATCTTTCAGGGGGTATTGCTATGGTAATTGCGATCGCCCTCATGATTACATTTGACGCAATGCACCCTCCAGCCGTTTCTACATCCCTCAGTTTTGCTTTAAAAGCTGGTAACATTAATAACCTAATTTTATTTGCTTTAGCGGTTGGGATTACTGTGATTCTGGTAGGATTAGAACGCTATACCCTATGGGTAATAGCACGTTATAGCCATCACTGA
- a CDS encoding glycosyltransferase family 4 protein — MRIAQVAPLWERVPPSAYGGIELVVALLTDELVRRGHEVTLFASGDSISLAKLVSVHPRALRLDSSIKEYSIYEMLQLGTVYERADEFDLIHSHMGCASLPYAKLVKTPTVHTLHGIFTSDNEKMFQYAKSQPFVSISDAQRELRLGLNYVATVYNGIDVSSYKFYPQPDEAPYLAFLGRISPEKGTHLAIEIAKKAGWRLKMAGKVDVVDVEYFEKEVKPLIDGKQIEYLGEANHTQKNALMGGAVATLFPITWREPFGLVMVESMASGTPVIAMKLGSTTEVIAHGKTGFLCNNIEECVSAIAKVTDLNRFACREYVQNRFSLQAMTDGYEEVYRQILEEKFVSNGYLRSTVGYIS; from the coding sequence ATGCGAATTGCTCAAGTCGCCCCATTATGGGAGAGAGTACCCCCGTCAGCTTATGGCGGTATAGAGTTAGTGGTGGCGTTACTAACCGATGAATTAGTCCGACGTGGACATGAAGTCACACTGTTTGCATCGGGAGATTCTATCAGTTTAGCAAAGCTAGTATCAGTTCATCCCCGTGCGCTAAGGCTTGATTCTAGTATTAAGGAATATAGCATTTACGAAATGCTCCAACTAGGTACAGTATATGAACGTGCAGATGAATTTGATCTGATTCACTCACACATGGGCTGTGCGTCACTACCTTACGCGAAACTGGTGAAAACTCCCACGGTGCATACTCTACACGGCATTTTTACTTCTGACAACGAAAAAATGTTTCAGTATGCTAAAAGTCAGCCTTTTGTGAGTATTTCTGATGCACAACGGGAACTCAGATTAGGGCTGAATTATGTAGCAACAGTTTATAACGGCATTGATGTTAGTAGCTATAAGTTTTATCCCCAGCCTGATGAAGCGCCATATTTAGCATTTTTAGGGCGAATATCTCCAGAGAAAGGCACACATTTAGCCATAGAAATTGCTAAAAAAGCTGGTTGGCGATTAAAAATGGCCGGTAAAGTAGATGTGGTTGATGTGGAATATTTTGAGAAAGAAGTTAAACCATTAATTGATGGTAAGCAAATTGAGTATTTAGGCGAAGCAAACCATACACAAAAAAATGCACTAATGGGAGGTGCAGTAGCAACATTGTTCCCTATCACCTGGCGAGAACCATTTGGGTTGGTGATGGTGGAGTCAATGGCATCGGGTACACCAGTGATTGCTATGAAACTGGGATCAACTACAGAAGTAATTGCCCACGGCAAAACAGGTTTCTTATGCAATAACATTGAAGAGTGCGTTAGTGCGATCGCTAAAGTGACAGACTTAAACCGCTTTGCTTGTCGAGAGTATGTCCAAAATCGTTTTAGTCTCCAAGCAATGACTGATGGTTATGAAGAAGTTTATCGGCAAATTCTAGAAGAGAAATTTGTTAGTAATGGGTATCTCCGCAGTACAGTAGGTTACATCAGCTAG
- a CDS encoding ABC transporter permease, which produces MYLPILVLGFYSFNQSPYSATWQGFTLDWYTKLLSDDRILSALKNSLIVALCAVSISAVLGTLMAVGLARYQFLGKNLYRGISYLPLIIPDIAIAVATLVFLAAFAIPLSLWTIVAAHVVFCLAYIGLVVSSRMNNLDPHLEEAALDLGATPFQAFIQVLLPQLMPGILAGCLLAFVLSLDDFLIASFTAGSGSNTLPMEIFSRIRTGVKPDINALSVLLILVSAFVAFIAESIRALGERKN; this is translated from the coding sequence ATGTACCTACCCATTCTGGTACTAGGGTTTTATAGCTTTAATCAATCGCCCTACAGTGCAACTTGGCAAGGCTTCACCCTGGATTGGTACACCAAATTACTCAGTGACGATCGCATTCTCTCAGCGTTGAAAAATAGCCTAATTGTCGCCTTGTGTGCGGTGAGTATCTCCGCAGTCTTAGGCACCTTGATGGCGGTAGGTTTGGCGCGTTATCAGTTTTTGGGCAAGAACCTATATCGTGGTATATCTTATCTACCATTGATTATTCCTGATATTGCGATCGCAGTTGCCACACTCGTTTTTCTGGCAGCCTTCGCTATCCCCTTAAGTTTATGGACAATTGTGGCTGCTCATGTAGTCTTTTGTCTAGCTTATATCGGACTGGTAGTTTCCTCTCGCATGAATAATTTAGATCCCCACTTAGAAGAAGCCGCCTTAGATTTAGGTGCTACTCCATTCCAAGCTTTTATTCAAGTATTATTACCTCAGTTAATGCCTGGAATTTTAGCAGGTTGTTTACTCGCATTTGTTCTCAGCCTAGATGACTTTCTCATTGCTAGCTTTACTGCTGGTAGCGGTTCTAACACCTTACCAATGGAAATTTTCAGTCGGATTAGGACAGGTGTAAAACCTGATATTAATGCCCTCAGTGTTTTATTGATTCTTGTATCTGCTTTTGTAGCGTTTATTGCTGAATCAATTCGTGCTTTGGGTGAGCGCAAAAATTAA
- a CDS encoding bifunctional serine/threonine-protein kinase/formylglycine-generating enzyme family protein yields the protein MQICQNPNCSNPFNPEGNRFCISCGHSNFGKLLRNRYRVLRLLGEGGFSKTYAAEDADRLNAPCVIKQFFPQIQGTGQRSKAAEFFKEEAFRLYELGENHSQIPRLLAYFEQGSSLYLVQEFIQGQTLLQEVQKQPFTEIQIRQVLADLLPILEFVHSCNVIHRDIKPENIIRRETDGKLVLIDFGGAKQVTQTSLARQATVIYTLGYAPTEQMAGFACPASDLYALGVTCVRLLTQCLPYQNLSGNIDDGLYDPMNAKWLWQDYLQKKGTTISDNLGKVLDKLIKHLPSERYQSATEVLHDLQETITPAVETQIWVVNPPTLEPLPVTLQKTKIPLPPLHIFDFDVVTVDTARREVSRDRSSAEFFAEEITRDIILDMVAIPGGTFMMGSPNFEGDADERPQHQVAIAPFFMGKYPITQAQWRAVAALPKIKQPLNPYPSKFRGYNRPVENVSWHEAVEFCARLSEKTGREYRLPSEAEWEYACRAGTTTSFHFGETITPDLVNFSNGDSYNSEVKNRYRKETTDVGSFHVANTFGLYDMHGLVWEWCADPWHNNYQGAPIDGSIWEEGGDIYRRVLRGGSWNFGAELCRSASRSWNESDGGLRICGFRVVFSAM from the coding sequence ATGCAAATCTGCCAAAATCCCAATTGCTCAAATCCATTCAACCCTGAAGGCAATAGATTTTGCATTAGTTGCGGACACAGCAACTTCGGCAAACTGCTGAGAAACCGCTACCGTGTGTTGAGGTTATTAGGTGAAGGTGGATTTAGCAAGACTTATGCAGCCGAAGACGCAGATAGGCTCAATGCCCCTTGCGTCATCAAACAGTTCTTTCCCCAAATTCAGGGAACAGGACAACGTTCCAAAGCAGCAGAATTCTTCAAAGAAGAAGCATTTCGGTTATATGAACTGGGAGAAAATCATAGCCAAATCCCCCGGTTATTAGCTTACTTTGAACAAGGTTCAAGCTTATATTTGGTACAAGAATTTATTCAAGGGCAAACTCTTTTACAAGAAGTACAAAAACAGCCCTTTACTGAAATTCAAATTCGTCAAGTCCTAGCTGATTTGTTACCAATTCTCGAATTTGTTCATTCTTGCAACGTTATCCACCGCGATATTAAACCAGAAAACATTATTCGCCGTGAAACCGATGGTAAGCTGGTTTTAATTGACTTTGGTGGTGCAAAACAAGTTACCCAAACTAGCCTAGCTAGACAAGCTACAGTCATTTATACCCTAGGTTATGCACCAACCGAACAAATGGCAGGATTTGCTTGTCCAGCCAGCGATTTATATGCTTTAGGTGTAACTTGTGTACGGCTTTTAACACAATGTTTGCCATATCAAAATCTCTCTGGAAATATTGATGATGGTCTTTATGATCCCATGAATGCTAAGTGGTTATGGCAAGATTATTTACAAAAAAAAGGGACTACTATTAGTGATAATTTAGGCAAAGTTTTAGATAAATTAATTAAACACTTACCAAGTGAAAGATATCAATCAGCAACAGAAGTTCTCCATGATTTGCAAGAGACAATCACACCTGCTGTCGAAACCCAAATTTGGGTAGTGAATCCACCGACATTAGAACCATTACCCGTAACACTACAAAAAACCAAAATCCCACTACCACCGCTCCACATCTTTGACTTTGATGTAGTCACCGTAGATACAGCCAGGCGAGAAGTTAGCCGCGATCGCTCCAGTGCGGAATTTTTTGCCGAAGAAATCACCAGAGACATCATCCTAGACATGGTAGCGATTCCTGGGGGTACATTCATGATGGGTTCGCCCAACTTTGAAGGCGACGCTGACGAACGCCCCCAACATCAAGTAGCGATCGCCCCATTTTTTATGGGAAAATATCCCATCACTCAAGCACAGTGGCGAGCCGTAGCCGCTTTACCCAAAATCAAGCAACCTTTAAATCCTTATCCTTCCAAATTTCGAGGTTACAATCGACCAGTAGAAAACGTCTCATGGCATGAAGCTGTAGAATTTTGCGCTAGGCTATCAGAAAAAACCGGACGAGAATATCGCTTACCCAGTGAAGCAGAATGGGAATACGCCTGTCGTGCCGGCACAACTACATCCTTCCACTTCGGCGAAACCATTACCCCTGATTTAGTTAACTTTAGCAATGGTGATAGCTACAACTCAGAAGTGAAAAACAGATATCGGAAAGAAACTACTGATGTCGGCAGTTTTCACGTAGCTAATACCTTTGGATTGTATGATATGCACGGGCTAGTTTGGGAATGGTGCGCTGATCCTTGGCACAACAATTATCAAGGCGCACCCATCGATGGCAGTATTTGGGAAGAAGGCGGTGATATTTATCGCCGAGTGCTGCGTGGTGGTTCTTGGAACTTTGGCGCAGAACTATGTCGCAGTGCTAGCCGCAGTTGGAATGAGTCAGACGGTGGTTTAAGAATATGTGGCTTTCGGGTGGTATTTTCAGCAATGTAA
- a CDS encoding two-partner secretion domain-containing protein, which produces MTAVMIVVGITAMMDMGSYANAEIVPEPTLPIIPDTTLPNSSQVNLSDRDSSFFIQGGTEVGNNLFHSFSRFSLPNGYAAHFENHNQIQNIFSRITGKEASYIDGLLQANYGANLFIINPNGIVFGSNARLNIGGSFFASTANSINFDNGERFSVKPEDTTPLLTVNTPVGLQVGVNPEKNSAQEPSFKIPVSLQFGVNPGKIHVGESGFDPTLLQVESNQTLALIGGDVILENADIGTLKSGGRIELGSVASEGRVNFTETNLGFIFNFDAVPNLGKMQILGSRVESLGDIQVTAKNLLFQDGIFKADNNLSINTTGNIKLLGYSSVHVTGLVRFPSHLIINTQNLLVQDSSTIGVDRGNLTINASNAVQMLSNRDTSLRNSSRIFATASEDVTQTAGNLTINTRHLSVQGGAQILTGSSLVGLPNEPRTFNARETVTRRNLTINASESVTLSGSSLDEIYPSGLFTTTFEGQDSGRLTINTKILSIVDGAQVATGNFYSGQVGNLTVNATEKVQIIGTSATGKIPPRQQINGVIDEPVLDTSLRATTSVQGVRIQGTLPSGLFTNTPTTRDVGDININTRQLLVQDGGQISANIFGQVRGSNLNVNATEQVQLLGTATNGIPSGLFTRANPQTNGEAGNLTILTGNLLVQDGAQVSASTFSASKGGNLTVQATEGIKLISVSRQNAPSGLFTQANSGSTGDAGDLKVNTSTLIVRDGAQVSASTFGRGKGGNVMVQATENIELIGTSGNDELFPSGLFAVAAGTTGDAGDLIIDAQNLLVRNGAQIGASTRGQGQGGNLTVNVKDRVQLMGTAVNGAFPSGLFATTAANSTGKAGNLTINTNLLQVWQGAGIAVQSRGQGSAGNLFVNARSIDLAQKAFISADTRSVDTNSNQPQANINLRSQDLILLRGNSSITTNARGNNVIGGNITIDTKLLAAFENSDISANSADFRGGQVTITAEGITGTQFRPALTPESDITATGATPELSGTVEINTPEVDPSRGLTELPANVSDASNQIAQKCRTNNALARQPNQFLITGKGGLPANPYDSLESESAIAGWININNINNVTKNDINYPKIINSPLNTIVEAQALTFDPNGNLVLIAEAPHPKPQTPALTHPVCTS; this is translated from the coding sequence ATGACAGCAGTCATGATTGTTGTAGGTATAACTGCAATGATGGATATGGGTAGTTATGCTAATGCTGAAATTGTTCCAGAGCCAACTTTACCAATTATTCCAGATACAACTTTACCTAATAGTTCTCAAGTCAACTTATCTGATAGGGATAGTTCCTTCTTCATTCAAGGGGGAACAGAGGTAGGGAATAATCTATTTCACAGTTTCTCCCGCTTTTCCCTACCTAATGGTTACGCAGCCCATTTTGAGAATCACAATCAAATTCAAAATATCTTCAGCCGCATCACAGGTAAAGAAGCGTCCTATATTGATGGCTTGCTACAAGCTAATTATGGGGCTAACTTATTTATTATTAATCCCAACGGTATTGTTTTTGGCTCCAATGCTCGCTTAAATATTGGTGGTTCGTTTTTTGCTAGTACCGCTAATAGTATCAATTTTGATAATGGTGAAAGGTTTAGTGTTAAACCAGAAGACACTACGCCCCTACTCACGGTGAATACTCCCGTTGGCTTGCAGGTTGGGGTAAATCCCGAAAAAAATTCTGCACAAGAACCAAGTTTCAAAATTCCTGTGAGCTTACAATTTGGTGTCAATCCAGGCAAAATTCACGTAGGAGAATCTGGATTCGATCCTACTTTGCTGCAAGTAGAATCAAACCAAACCTTAGCTTTGATTGGTGGCGATGTCATTCTCGAAAATGCAGATATTGGCACTCTTAAATCCGGTGGCAGAATTGAATTAGGTAGTGTAGCCTCTGAAGGGAGAGTAAACTTTACCGAAACAAACTTAGGCTTTATCTTCAACTTTGATGCTGTCCCCAATCTGGGCAAGATGCAAATATTAGGAAGTAGAGTTGAGAGTTTAGGAGATATACAAGTTACAGCTAAAAATCTGTTATTTCAAGATGGAATTTTCAAAGCTGACAATAATTTAAGCATCAATACTACAGGGAATATCAAACTATTAGGTTATAGTTCTGTTCATGTGACGGGGTTAGTTAGATTTCCCAGCCATCTCATCATTAATACTCAAAATTTGTTAGTTCAAGATAGTTCTACAATTGGAGTAGATAGAGGTAATTTGACCATTAACGCCTCAAATGCGGTGCAAATGCTGAGTAATCGGGATACTTCTTTACGAAATTCTAGCCGGATATTTGCCACCGCTTCAGAAGATGTAACCCAGACTGCTGGCAATCTGACAATTAATACTCGACATTTATCAGTGCAAGGTGGGGCGCAAATCCTGACGGGTTCTTCTTTGGTAGGCCTGCCCAATGAACCGAGGACTTTTAATGCTAGAGAAACAGTCACAAGACGTAATTTAACTATTAATGCTTCCGAGTCGGTGACATTATCTGGTAGCTCACTGGATGAAATATATCCTAGTGGTTTATTTACTACAACTTTTGAAGGTCAAGATAGTGGCAGACTCACAATTAACACAAAAATTTTGTCAATTGTAGATGGCGCACAAGTGGCTACGGGCAATTTCTATTCAGGACAAGTGGGGAATTTAACTGTTAATGCCACAGAAAAAGTACAAATTATTGGTACTTCTGCTACTGGAAAAATTCCTCCTCGACAACAAATTAATGGTGTCATCGATGAGCCAGTGCTGGATACTTCATTGAGAGCCACTACATCTGTTCAAGGTGTGAGAATCCAAGGTACTCTACCTAGTGGCTTGTTTACTAATACCCCGACAACTAGAGATGTGGGTGATATTAATATTAATACTCGTCAATTATTGGTACAAGATGGCGGACAAATTAGTGCTAACATTTTTGGTCAAGTTCGAGGTAGCAATTTAAATGTGAATGCTACTGAGCAAGTGCAACTTTTAGGCACTGCTACCAATGGGATTCCTAGTGGTTTATTTACGAGAGCCAATCCTCAAACCAACGGAGAAGCAGGTAATTTGACAATTTTGACGGGTAATTTACTGGTGCAAGATGGCGCACAGGTTAGTGCTAGTACCTTCAGTGCCAGTAAAGGGGGAAATTTAACTGTACAAGCCACTGAGGGAATTAAACTCATTAGTGTTTCTCGTCAAAATGCTCCCAGTGGTTTGTTTACTCAAGCTAATTCTGGTAGTACGGGAGATGCGGGAGATTTAAAAGTTAACACATCTACATTAATAGTCAGAGATGGGGCGCAAGTCAGTGCTAGTACCTTTGGTAGAGGCAAGGGCGGCAATGTGATGGTGCAAGCAACTGAAAATATAGAATTAATTGGCACTTCTGGAAATGATGAGTTATTTCCTAGTGGCTTGTTTGCTGTAGCCGCAGGTACAACTGGTGATGCTGGCGACTTGATAATTGATGCTCAGAATTTACTGGTACGCAATGGGGCGCAAATTGGTGCTAGTACCAGGGGACAAGGTCAAGGTGGTAATTTAACAGTGAATGTGAAAGACAGGGTGCAGTTAATGGGGACGGCTGTTAATGGTGCGTTTCCTAGTGGTTTGTTTGCTACAACTGCTGCCAACTCTACAGGAAAGGCGGGGAACTTGACTATAAACACTAATTTATTACAAGTATGGCAGGGAGCAGGAATAGCAGTGCAGAGTAGAGGACAAGGTAGTGCTGGTAACTTATTTGTCAATGCTCGTTCTATAGATTTAGCTCAGAAAGCTTTCATCAGTGCCGATACTCGCAGTGTCGATACCAACTCTAACCAACCACAAGCCAATATTAACCTGCGTTCTCAAGACTTAATCTTGCTGCGCGGTAATAGTAGTATTACTACCAACGCCAGAGGTAACAATGTAATTGGCGGCAATATTACTATTGATACCAAGTTGTTAGCTGCCTTTGAAAATAGTGATATTAGTGCTAACTCTGCCGATTTTCGCGGTGGACAGGTAACAATCACGGCTGAAGGTATTACTGGTACACAGTTCCGCCCAGCCTTGACTCCAGAAAGTGATATCACTGCTACTGGTGCAACTCCAGAGTTAAGCGGTACTGTGGAAATTAACACTCCAGAAGTAGATCCCAGCCGAGGCTTAACTGAACTGCCAGCTAATGTTAGTGATGCCTCTAATCAAATCGCTCAGAAATGTCGTACTAATAATGCTTTGGCAAGACAACCAAATCAATTTTTGATTACAGGTAAAGGTGGATTACCAGCGAATCCCTACGATTCACTGGAGAGTGAATCTGCGATCGCAGGCTGGATCAACATCAATAATATTAATAATGTCACCAAAAATGACATTAATTACCCAAAAATTATTAATTCTCCACTAAATACTATTGTTGAAGCCCAAGCTTTAACATTTGATCCCAATGGTAATTTAGTTTTGATTGCAGAAGCGCCCCATCCTAAACCCCAAACTCCAGCATTAACCCATCCAGTTTGTACTTCTTAG